A portion of the Ascaphus truei isolate aAscTru1 chromosome 14, aAscTru1.hap1, whole genome shotgun sequence genome contains these proteins:
- the LOC142465508 gene encoding organic solute transporter subunit alpha-like: MESTEEVNADPRIPPQLIHLLMANYSVPKSCFSKPPRTVQLLYNLDTLQLCIFGILTFLTLLSVVIFIEDAFYLTKKVRCPSKRNTFLWNSAAPTVIAIFSCFGLWIPRSAMFVDIGISTYFAVCFYLMLMVLIEGFGGKDALVKKLESNLVPINTGPCCCCCPCLPRIKLTK, translated from the exons ATGGAGTCCACAGAAGAAGTCAATGCAGACCCCAG AATTCCTCCGCAGCTGATTCATCTCCTGATGGCCAATTACAGCGTCCCCAAATCCTGCTTCTCCAAACCACCACGCACAGTCCAGCTCCTGTACA ACTTGGACACGCTGCAGCTCTGCATCTTTGGGATTCTGACCTTCCTCACCCTGCTGTCGGTCGTCATTTTCATAGAAGATGCTTTTTACCTCACCAAGAAAGTGCGATGCCCGTCCAAGAGGAACACCTTCCTGTGGAACAGCGCGGCGCCTACG GTCATCGCAATCTTCTCCTGTTTCGGGCTGTGGATCCCTCGTTCCGCCATGTTCGTGGATATTGGTATCAGCAC GTATTTTGCCGTCTGCTTCTACCTCATGCTCATGGTGCTGATTGAAGGTTTCGGGGGGAAGGACGCGCTGGTCAAAAAGCTGGAGAGCAACCTTGTACCCATAAACACTGggccgtgctgctgctgctgcccctgcctGCCCCGCATCAAACTGACCAAGTGA